The following proteins come from a genomic window of bacterium:
- a CDS encoding ferritin family protein, which translates to MQLSEDALKYLNLGIESEIAAYLFYKQAGRIVQDAGLRETLLKLAGDEKGHFLSLEDIFDRNVRSEMWAPYKDILGKEGLPDIDELVQETHKELLARIRGVSTKREVLGMALALEKEAFTLFSDASAKMKDPELKKVFDFLTGFERNHVVLIEKEIAAL; encoded by the coding sequence ATGCAGCTTTCCGAAGACGCGTTGAAGTACCTGAACCTCGGAATCGAGTCCGAGATCGCGGCGTACCTTTTCTACAAGCAGGCCGGGCGGATCGTGCAGGACGCGGGGCTGCGGGAAACGCTGTTGAAGCTCGCCGGCGACGAGAAGGGACACTTCCTTTCGCTGGAAGACATCTTCGACCGGAACGTCCGGTCCGAGATGTGGGCTCCCTACAAGGACATCCTCGGCAAGGAGGGGCTCCCGGACATCGACGAGCTCGTGCAGGAAACGCACAAGGAGCTGCTGGCCAGGATCCGGGGAGTCTCGACGAAGCGCGAGGTGCTCGGGATGGCGCTGGCGCTGGAGAAGGAGGCGTTCACCCTCTTCAGCGATGCATCGGCGAAGATGAAGGACCCGGAGCTCAAGAAGGTGTTCGACTTCCTCACGGGGTTCGAGCGGAACCACGTGGTGCTGATCGAAAAGGAGATCGCCGCGCTGTAA
- a CDS encoding UXX-star (seleno)protein family 1 has product MPRVVTIFGKDTUPYTTNARRDYEKAGASVEYRNVLKDPASLSEMLRLTGGRREVPVVLEGGKATVGYGGS; this is encoded by the coding sequence ATGCCGCGCGTCGTGACGATCTTCGGGAAGGATACCTGACCGTACACCACCAACGCTCGTAGGGACTACGAGAAGGCCGGTGCAAGCGTGGAGTACCGGAACGTCCTGAAGGATCCCGCCTCGCTGTCCGAGATGCTCCGGCTGACGGGGGGCCGCCGGGAAGTGCCGGTCGTGCTGGAGGGGGGGAAGGCGACCGTCGGCTACGGCGGCAGTTGA
- a CDS encoding outer membrane protein transport protein encodes MRGWKMLPMLLVLLLTASTSFAAGFRLPEAGTKAMGMGFAFTAQADDPSAIYFNPAGLTQLKGQNLMVGVTYVRENGGEFTGKTPLTGGATVSETQETLNFFIPNMYYTKTTPTGFAYGVGIFAPFGLGQEYKDENSSIFRNQITKIDLQTIVVNPTIAFKLDEVLSVGLGIDFMYGRAKLNGTPVNYGIGDNTAGGNNNLYNMDMEADATAWGYNFGLLLKPSANFRVGFNYRSPFTMKFKDGDIDISNISQANRTPLVGPGGPGTASLSTNAFGGRTSFSGKGSTTLNLPATATLGAAYTVGRLTVEADADWTFWGSYKSLDIERPTVNATVYTGLPAPYPPTTTTAVVKPSSTQKEWNDVCAIRIGAEYRVTEPLALRAGFVYDPSPVPANTMSPELPDADRLNYMVGAGYKVGPWTIDGAFMYIDKRDRTINNQTATSATGTPGTGFNGTWSGDAWLLGLDVGYAF; translated from the coding sequence ATGAGAGGATGGAAGATGTTGCCGATGCTGCTGGTGCTGCTGCTCACGGCGTCGACATCGTTCGCGGCCGGGTTCCGGCTCCCGGAGGCCGGGACGAAGGCGATGGGAATGGGGTTCGCGTTCACGGCCCAGGCGGACGACCCGTCCGCGATCTACTTCAACCCCGCGGGGCTCACGCAGCTCAAGGGGCAGAACCTGATGGTCGGCGTGACGTACGTCCGCGAGAACGGCGGGGAGTTCACCGGGAAGACGCCGCTGACCGGCGGTGCTACCGTGAGCGAGACGCAGGAGACCTTGAATTTCTTCATACCCAACATGTATTACACGAAGACCACCCCCACCGGGTTCGCCTACGGCGTCGGCATCTTCGCGCCGTTCGGCCTGGGGCAGGAATACAAGGACGAGAACTCCAGCATCTTCCGGAACCAGATCACGAAGATCGACCTCCAGACGATCGTGGTGAACCCGACGATCGCGTTCAAGCTCGACGAGGTCCTGTCGGTAGGCCTCGGGATCGACTTCATGTATGGAAGGGCCAAGCTGAACGGGACCCCGGTAAACTACGGAATCGGGGACAATACGGCGGGCGGCAACAACAACCTGTACAACATGGACATGGAGGCGGACGCGACCGCGTGGGGATACAACTTCGGACTCCTGCTGAAGCCCTCCGCCAATTTCAGGGTGGGCTTCAACTACCGCAGTCCGTTCACGATGAAGTTCAAGGACGGGGACATCGATATCTCGAACATCTCGCAGGCGAACCGGACGCCCCTGGTGGGACCCGGCGGGCCAGGTACCGCGAGCCTCTCCACGAACGCGTTCGGCGGCAGGACTTCCTTCTCGGGCAAGGGAAGCACGACGCTGAACCTTCCGGCGACCGCGACGCTGGGCGCCGCATACACGGTCGGGCGTCTCACCGTGGAAGCGGACGCGGACTGGACGTTCTGGGGTTCGTATAAGTCGCTGGACATCGAGCGGCCGACCGTGAACGCCACGGTGTACACCGGATTGCCCGCTCCATACCCCCCGACGACGACCACCGCGGTGGTGAAGCCGTCCTCCACGCAAAAGGAGTGGAATGACGTCTGCGCGATCCGGATCGGGGCGGAGTACCGGGTCACCGAGCCGCTCGCGCTTCGCGCGGGATTCGTCTACGACCCGAGCCCGGTGCCGGCGAACACGATGTCCCCGGAGCTTCCGGACGCGGACCGGCTGAATTACATGGTCGGCGCGGGGTACAAGGTCGGACCGTGGACGATCGACGGCGCCTTCATGTACATCGACAAGAGGGACCGCACGATCAACAACCAGACCGCGACGTCTGCAACCGGGACGCCGGGGACCGGCTTCAACGGCACCTGGAGCGGCGACGCCTGGCTGCTGGGTCTGGACGTCGGGTACGCGTTCTAG
- a CDS encoding alpha-amylase/4-alpha-glucanotransferase domain-containing protein, which yields MTVPGSAPSRRTLLLCLHNHQPVGNFDSVIEGAAHDAYLPFLQTLAEFPSVKVTIHFSGFLLRWLADRSPETFSLLKLLSDRGQAEILGGGMYEPILALLPERDRLGQIEALAAEVKRLFGKVPEGIWLAERVWEPDLPATLESAGVKYLPLDDYHFVRAGLSPGELDGVYLTEYNGATVRVFPGSERLRYLIPFGDVGETLQEIERLTSRDVPYPAAIFADDGEKFGVWPGTHRSVYGEGWLRRFFGGIAERADWLTTMTFGEYVSVAPTRGKVYLPTCSYTEMGEWALPPRSAARFGDLLHELRSGKSAEMKPFLQGGYYRNFLRKYDESNQLHKRMLWVSERVARARKKRPVRGRAACDFLYRAQSNDVYWHGVFGGLYLNHLREAAYANLLRAEAASDAVLHGGKDRWTEAVRGDIDRDGGEELLLKTSGLTLLAHAHDGGAVTEISLPRRSVALGHVLTRREEGYHEKFRRAAGSFDGSTSIHDAMVLKDPSVLAALGTDPWQRASFREAYYLDGDSPEAILSGAAAPRCVTAGREAGVTVVRRGVNLIARFRVPLEGDGIDLHLAKSLVLRAGGERFEARFLLENRGPETASGWLCSEWNLNLLSGSGPDRYYVGMAEARELSSSGVVKGVRDFGVVDAWRNVAAGAALDRECVVLREPVETASLSEAGAEKIHQGVCLRILFPVRLEPGKHERYSILWSFKSVD from the coding sequence TTGACCGTTCCGGGCTCTGCGCCGTCCCGGCGCACTCTCCTGCTCTGCCTCCACAACCACCAGCCGGTGGGAAACTTCGACTCCGTCATCGAGGGCGCGGCCCACGACGCGTACCTGCCGTTCCTCCAGACCCTCGCCGAATTTCCGTCGGTCAAGGTGACGATCCACTTCTCGGGATTCCTGCTCCGGTGGCTGGCCGACCGGTCTCCCGAGACGTTCTCTCTCCTGAAGCTCCTGTCCGACCGCGGGCAGGCCGAGATCTTGGGCGGCGGGATGTACGAGCCGATCCTCGCCCTGCTGCCGGAACGGGACCGTTTGGGACAGATCGAGGCGCTCGCGGCCGAGGTGAAGCGGCTCTTCGGGAAGGTGCCCGAGGGGATCTGGCTCGCCGAGCGCGTTTGGGAGCCCGACCTGCCGGCCACGCTCGAATCGGCGGGAGTGAAGTACCTTCCCCTGGACGACTACCACTTCGTGCGCGCGGGTCTTTCGCCCGGAGAGCTGGACGGCGTCTACCTCACCGAATACAACGGCGCCACCGTGCGCGTCTTCCCCGGGAGCGAGCGGCTCCGGTACCTCATCCCCTTCGGCGACGTCGGGGAAACGCTGCAGGAGATCGAGCGGCTCACCTCCCGCGACGTGCCGTACCCGGCGGCGATCTTCGCCGACGACGGCGAAAAATTCGGCGTCTGGCCCGGGACGCACCGCAGCGTATACGGGGAGGGCTGGCTTCGCCGCTTTTTCGGGGGGATCGCGGAACGCGCCGATTGGCTCACGACGATGACGTTCGGAGAGTACGTCTCCGTCGCGCCCACGCGCGGAAAGGTCTACCTGCCCACCTGCTCTTATACGGAAATGGGGGAGTGGGCCTTGCCGCCGCGCAGCGCCGCCCGGTTCGGCGATCTGCTTCATGAGCTTCGCTCCGGGAAGTCGGCGGAGATGAAGCCGTTCCTGCAGGGGGGATATTACCGGAATTTCCTCCGCAAGTACGACGAGTCGAACCAGCTCCACAAGCGGATGCTGTGGGTGAGCGAGCGCGTGGCGAGGGCCCGGAAAAAGCGGCCGGTCCGCGGGCGCGCGGCATGCGACTTCCTCTACAGGGCGCAGAGCAACGACGTCTACTGGCACGGCGTCTTCGGGGGCCTCTACCTCAACCACCTGCGCGAGGCGGCGTACGCGAATCTCCTCCGCGCCGAGGCGGCTTCCGACGCGGTGCTGCACGGGGGGAAGGACCGGTGGACCGAGGCGGTGCGCGGGGACATCGACCGGGACGGCGGGGAGGAACTGCTCCTGAAGACGTCGGGGCTGACCCTGCTCGCCCACGCCCACGACGGCGGGGCGGTGACGGAGATCTCCCTTCCCCGGCGGTCGGTGGCGCTCGGGCACGTGCTGACGCGGAGGGAGGAGGGGTACCACGAGAAGTTCCGCCGGGCGGCCGGGTCGTTCGACGGGTCCACGAGCATCCACGACGCCATGGTGTTGAAAGACCCCTCGGTCCTGGCCGCCCTCGGGACCGATCCGTGGCAGCGGGCTTCCTTCCGGGAGGCGTATTACCTCGACGGTGATTCCCCCGAGGCGATCCTCTCCGGGGCGGCGGCTCCCCGGTGCGTCACGGCGGGGCGGGAGGCGGGCGTCACGGTCGTGCGGCGGGGGGTGAACCTCATCGCAAGGTTCAGGGTCCCCCTGGAGGGGGACGGGATCGACCTCCACCTGGCGAAGAGCCTGGTCCTGCGCGCGGGCGGGGAGCGCTTCGAGGCCCGCTTCCTGCTCGAGAACCGGGGGCCGGAGACGGCGTCGGGGTGGCTCTGCTCGGAGTGGAACCTGAACCTGCTGTCGGGGAGCGGCCCGGACCGGTATTACGTGGGGATGGCCGAGGCCCGCGAGCTCTCCTCTTCCGGGGTCGTGAAGGGAGTGCGCGACTTCGGCGTCGTGGACGCCTGGCGAAACGTGGCCGCCGGTGCGGCTCTCGACCGGGAGTGCGTCGTCCTGCGGGAGCCGGTGGAGACGGCCTCCCTGTCCGAGGCGGGGGCGGAGAAGATCCACCAGGGGGTCTGCCTGCGGATCCTCTTCCCCGTCCGGCTGGAGCCGGGAAAACATGAACGTTATTCAATTCTTTGGTCGTTCAAATCGGTTGATTGA